From one Bacteroides fragilis NCTC 9343 genomic stretch:
- a CDS encoding DUF3316 domain-containing protein has protein sequence MIATALPSFGGNGNGNGTDSLQATRYVTRATMYGVGYTNVFDTYLSPQEYKGIEFRISRETMRMTTLGDGNVSVQNFFQANLAYTHNRVDNNNTFAGLVNWNYGLHYQFRITDNFKLLAGGMGDFNGGFVYNLRNTNNPASARAYINLDASGMAIWHTKIKNYPLALRYQVNLPVIGVMFSPHYGQSYYEIFTLGHASGVIRFTSLHNQPALRQMLSVDFPIRYTKMRLSYLCDLQQSKLNGIKTHTYSQVFMVGFVHDLFRIRNKNGTPLPPAVRAY, from the coding sequence ATGATAGCAACCGCTCTCCCCTCTTTCGGGGGGAACGGAAATGGCAACGGCACAGACTCACTTCAGGCTACCCGCTATGTGACACGCGCCACCATGTACGGTGTGGGATATACCAATGTATTCGACACCTACCTTTCTCCGCAGGAATACAAGGGAATCGAGTTCCGCATCAGCCGTGAGACCATGCGTATGACAACTCTGGGTGACGGCAATGTCTCGGTTCAGAACTTTTTTCAGGCAAACCTGGCATACACTCACAACCGGGTAGATAACAACAACACCTTTGCCGGACTGGTGAACTGGAACTACGGATTGCATTATCAGTTCCGCATTACAGACAACTTTAAGTTGCTTGCCGGAGGAATGGGAGACTTCAACGGCGGTTTTGTCTACAACTTACGTAATACGAACAATCCGGCCTCGGCACGCGCCTACATCAACCTCGACGCTTCGGGAATGGCCATCTGGCATACCAAGATAAAAAATTATCCGCTGGCTTTGCGCTATCAGGTCAATCTGCCGGTAATAGGGGTCATGTTCTCCCCCCACTACGGGCAGTCCTATTATGAGATATTCACACTCGGACATGCCAGCGGAGTGATCCGCTTCACCTCCCTGCACAATCAGCCCGCATTGCGGCAGATGCTATCGGTCGACTTCCCGATCAGATATACCAAAATGCGCCTCAGCTATTTGTGCGATCTTCAGCAATCCAAACTGAACGGAATTAAGACACACACGTATTCGCAAGTATTCATGGTGGGATTTGTACACGACCTGTTCCGCATCCGCAACAAGAACGGCACTCCCCTGCCACCGGCTGTCAGAGCCTATTAA
- a CDS encoding S41 family peptidase: MKNPIIYRILQQGFCLIFCLGLLSSCIREEEFVNNPQGNFEQLWKIIDEQYCFLDYKQIDWDEIHTRYQKLITPNMGSEGLFEVLSEMLYELQDGHVNLASAHNVSYYDAWYQDYPRNFRADLLEDSYLGRASTDYRTAAGLKYKILKDNIGYIRYESFADPVGNGNLDEVLSYLSVCNGLIIDVRDNGGGNATNSARIASRFTNEKILTGYISHKTGTGHNDFSKPYAIYLEPANGVRWQKKVVVLTNRRSFSATNDFVNHMRCLPNVTTIGDKTGGGSGMPFTSELPNGWSVRFSASPHFDAEMNHIEFGIEPDIKADMLQEDELRGKDTLIEMARKLLSE; this comes from the coding sequence ATGAAGAATCCGATCATTTATAGAATACTGCAACAGGGTTTCTGCCTGATTTTCTGTCTGGGGCTTCTCTCTTCCTGCATTCGGGAAGAGGAGTTTGTCAATAATCCACAGGGAAATTTCGAGCAGTTGTGGAAAATCATCGACGAGCAATACTGTTTTCTCGACTACAAACAGATAGACTGGGACGAGATTCACACCCGGTATCAAAAGCTTATCACCCCGAATATGGGCAGCGAAGGACTATTTGAAGTATTGAGCGAAATGCTCTACGAACTACAGGACGGACATGTCAATCTGGCCTCGGCTCACAACGTGTCTTATTACGACGCCTGGTATCAGGACTATCCCCGCAACTTCCGTGCAGACCTGCTGGAAGATTCCTATCTGGGACGCGCCAGTACGGATTATCGCACGGCAGCAGGCCTTAAATACAAGATACTGAAAGATAATATCGGCTACATACGGTACGAAAGTTTCGCCGACCCGGTCGGTAACGGTAATCTGGACGAAGTGCTCTCCTATCTGTCGGTATGTAACGGACTGATTATCGACGTGCGCGACAATGGCGGCGGAAATGCAACCAACTCCGCCCGTATCGCTTCCCGTTTCACCAATGAAAAGATATTGACGGGATACATCTCCCATAAGACAGGCACCGGACACAACGACTTCTCCAAGCCTTATGCCATCTATCTGGAGCCTGCCAACGGAGTACGCTGGCAAAAGAAGGTAGTAGTGTTAACCAATCGCCGCTCTTTCAGTGCGACCAATGACTTTGTCAACCACATGCGTTGTCTGCCCAATGTCACCACCATCGGAGACAAAACCGGAGGAGGTTCGGGTATGCCTTTTACTTCCGAACTGCCCAACGGATGGAGCGTACGTTTCTCTGCCAGCCCCCATTTTGATGCGGAGATGAATCACATCGAGTTTGGCATTGAACCGGACATCAAGGCAGATATGCTGCAAGAAGATGAATTAAGAGGAAAAGATACGCTGATAGAAATGGCCCGTAAACTCCTCAGTGAATAA
- a CDS encoding type II toxin-antitoxin system RelE/ParE family toxin yields the protein MEQSPKVQNKITKILEYIECIPTKYLKHMESTDGLYEMRITLGSDIFCVFCFFDKGRLVVLLSGFQKKTQKTPKKEIDKAVRLMAQYYDDKKRR from the coding sequence ATGGAGCAATCTCCAAAAGTACAAAACAAGATTACTAAAATCTTAGAATATATAGAATGTATCCCGACGAAGTATCTTAAACACATGGAGAGCACAGACGGTCTGTATGAAATGCGTATCACCTTAGGGAGCGATATATTTTGTGTCTTCTGTTTTTTCGATAAGGGACGATTAGTGGTTTTGCTTTCCGGTTTTCAGAAAAAGACGCAGAAAACCCCTAAAAAAGAGATAGACAAGGCTGTCCGATTGATGGCCCAATATTATGATGATAAAAAAAGGAGGTAA
- a CDS encoding helix-turn-helix domain-containing protein, which yields MDITTLDQFKDEIYGVKGTPRRDNLERELETLRIGVQIRNARQKKEMTQAQLAERINKKRTFISKVENDGGNLTLKTLIDIVERGLGGKLNIEVKI from the coding sequence ATGGATATAACAACATTAGATCAATTTAAAGATGAAATTTACGGTGTAAAAGGTACACCCAGACGAGACAATTTGGAGCGTGAGCTGGAAACACTGCGCATTGGTGTTCAAATCCGCAATGCCCGTCAGAAGAAAGAAATGACGCAGGCACAACTGGCCGAGCGCATTAATAAAAAGCGTACGTTTATCTCTAAAGTAGAGAATGATGGAGGTAACTTGACCCTGAAAACCCTGATAGATATAGTTGAAAGGGGGCTTGGCGGTAAACTGAATATCGAAGTAAAAATTTAA
- a CDS encoding RagB/SusD family nutrient uptake outer membrane protein, whose amino-acid sequence MKRTLIYMFAAMSLVGSSCSGDWLNLNPSTSVTTPQAIRTLEEAQIALNGIYRIAASHSYYGDNYLYYADCRGEDVQARVSKGAGKRVSPYYEFNVTADDALNITRVWNQPYSVIHQANSLLERIESGAVVTDDAVALNCIKAEALALRGLALFDLTRLFAMPYTLNNGTSLGVPIEIKTTLPTHQPARNTVAECYQQVIDDMTGALKLSALSADKKNGYLNVWSVKALLSRVYLYMNDNEKALALAKEVMNNGGLYQLFTHDEYPTVWGKDFSSESLFEFYYTLSEPDGGTGGEGAPMVYADNVKDWNNLVLTKAFLDLLGEDPDDVRHSLNRLPEKPEEDILPEGSKGYPKYLNKYPGKTGDNPQDNDICIIRLSEVYLNAAEAAFKLGGAENLKFSLDCLNAIVSRANPVKSVKETELSLERILKERRKELVGEGHAFFDAMRNGLSVSRTGGWHLPSVAAAAVISPSDPRVALPIPQAEIDANPNMVQNPH is encoded by the coding sequence ATGAAACGTACACTTATATACATGTTTGCCGCTATGTCGCTTGTGGGTTCTTCTTGTTCCGGCGACTGGCTGAATTTGAATCCATCTACTTCTGTGACTACTCCACAAGCCATCCGTACGCTTGAGGAGGCGCAAATAGCTTTGAACGGCATTTATCGCATTGCTGCTTCACATAGTTATTATGGCGACAATTATCTCTATTATGCCGATTGCCGTGGTGAAGATGTTCAAGCGCGTGTCAGCAAGGGAGCCGGAAAACGTGTATCACCTTATTATGAGTTTAATGTTACGGCAGATGATGCCTTGAATATTACCCGTGTATGGAATCAGCCTTATAGTGTCATTCATCAGGCAAATAGCCTGCTGGAAAGAATAGAGTCCGGTGCGGTGGTTACTGATGATGCTGTTGCTCTCAACTGCATCAAAGCTGAAGCGCTTGCTTTACGTGGATTGGCTTTGTTCGATCTCACCCGTCTGTTTGCTATGCCCTATACCTTGAATAACGGAACTTCTTTGGGAGTACCCATCGAGATTAAAACGACTTTGCCTACTCACCAGCCTGCCCGCAATACGGTAGCCGAATGTTATCAGCAGGTGATAGACGATATGACAGGTGCATTGAAACTCTCGGCACTCTCTGCTGATAAGAAAAACGGTTATCTTAATGTATGGAGTGTCAAAGCATTACTTTCACGGGTATATCTTTATATGAATGATAATGAAAAGGCTCTTGCATTGGCCAAGGAAGTGATGAATAACGGTGGATTGTATCAGTTGTTCACACATGATGAATACCCTACTGTATGGGGAAAAGATTTCAGTTCTGAGTCACTGTTTGAATTTTACTACACTCTTTCTGAGCCTGATGGTGGGACGGGGGGAGAAGGTGCTCCAATGGTTTATGCCGATAATGTAAAGGACTGGAACAACCTTGTACTGACCAAAGCATTCCTCGATCTGTTGGGAGAAGATCCGGATGACGTGCGTCATTCATTGAATCGTTTGCCGGAGAAACCGGAAGAGGACATATTGCCCGAAGGTTCCAAGGGTTATCCTAAATATCTAAATAAGTATCCGGGCAAGACCGGAGATAATCCGCAGGATAACGACATCTGTATTATCCGTCTCTCCGAAGTTTACCTGAATGCTGCCGAGGCTGCCTTTAAGTTGGGGGGAGCAGAGAACCTAAAGTTTTCTTTGGATTGCCTTAATGCCATAGTGAGTCGTGCCAATCCTGTGAAGTCCGTGAAAGAAACGGAGTTGAGCCTGGAGCGTATACTGAAAGAACGTCGTAAGGAATTGGTAGGAGAGGGACATGCTTTCTTCGATGCTATGCGTAATGGTTTGTCTGTAAGCCGCACCGGTGGCTGGCATTTGCCTTCTGTAGCAGCTGCTGCAGTTATTAGTCCGTCTGATCCGCGGGTAGCATTACCTATTCCGCAGGCAGAGATAGATGCTAACCCGAATATGGTGCAAAATCCGCATTAA
- a CDS encoding SusC/RagA family TonB-linked outer membrane protein, whose amino-acid sequence MVKFNAMKTKPLRLLRQKRASWLKSVFVLTCLLLSTSVAMAQTKTVTGTVTDSFNEPLIGASILVKGTSTGAVTDMDGKYSISVTPNDVLVFSYVGYEKQEIKVGQQTVINVTLKDDSQMLAETVIIGYGSAKKRDLTGSITNIKGSEIANKPATNPLSSLQGKIAGVQIVNSGQAGADPEIRIRGTNSINGYKPLYVVDGLFNDNINFLNPEDIESMEVLKDPSSLAIFGVRGANGVIIVTTKRAKEGQTLVNINTSFGWKSVVDKIKMVNAPQFKELYNEQMANQGNALFDFSNWNANTDWQDEIFQTGFITNNNVSITGASEKHSFYLGVGYSHEQGNIKHEKYSKVTINASNDYKITKDIKVGFQFNGARMLPADSKTVLNAIRTTPVAPVYNEEYGLYTSLPEFQKAQMNNPMVDVNLRANTTRAVNYRASGSIYGEVDFLKHFTFKAMFSMDYATNDSRTYKPIIKVYDATVAGNVATLGNGKTEVSQNKQNETKVQSDYLLTYQNSFADGTHNLTATAGFTTYYNSLSGLDASRGQGIGLVIPNNPDKWFVSIGDLATATNGSTQWERTTVSMLARIIYNYKGKYLFNGSFRRDGSSAFAYTGNQWQNFYSIGAGWLMTEEEFMKDITWLDMLKLKGSWGTLGNQNMDKAYPAEPLLENAFAAVFGKPAIIYPGYQLAYLPNPRLRWEKVEAWETGFETNMFRNRFHFEGVYYKKNTKDLLATVPGLSGTVPGIGNLGEIENKGVELMASWRDQIGDWGYSVSANLTTISNKVKSLVQDGYSIIAGDKSQSYTMAGYPIGYFYGYKVAGVYQNQAEIDASPVNTLATVTPGDLKFADVNGDGKITPDDRTKIGDPTPDVTYGISLGLSYKNWELSMEMMGQGGNQIYRTWDNYNWAQFNYMEQRLDRWHGEGTSNTQPLLNTKHAINSENSEYFIEDGSFFRIRNLQLAYSFDKTLLSKIRMQALKVYVNIQNLKTWKHNTGYTPEIGGSAIAFGVDNGTYPVPAVYTFGINLTF is encoded by the coding sequence ATGGTAAAATTTAATGCAATGAAGACTAAACCTTTACGACTTCTTCGGCAGAAGAGAGCCTCCTGGCTGAAAAGTGTATTTGTCCTGACTTGCCTGCTACTGAGCACATCGGTGGCCATGGCTCAAACGAAGACAGTGACAGGTACTGTTACAGATTCATTTAACGAGCCCCTGATCGGTGCATCTATCCTGGTAAAAGGCACTTCTACCGGGGCCGTTACCGATATGGATGGCAAATACTCCATTTCGGTAACGCCCAACGATGTACTCGTATTCTCGTATGTAGGATATGAAAAGCAGGAAATCAAAGTGGGGCAGCAAACTGTGATAAATGTCACGCTTAAAGACGACTCACAAATGCTTGCCGAAACAGTAATTATCGGTTACGGTAGTGCCAAGAAGCGCGACCTGACCGGTTCTATCACCAACATCAAGGGTTCGGAAATAGCCAACAAACCGGCAACCAACCCGTTATCGTCCCTCCAAGGAAAGATAGCAGGTGTACAGATCGTCAACTCCGGACAAGCCGGTGCCGATCCGGAAATACGTATCCGCGGTACGAACTCCATCAATGGTTACAAACCACTGTATGTTGTAGACGGACTGTTCAACGACAACATCAACTTCCTGAATCCGGAAGACATTGAGTCGATGGAAGTATTAAAAGACCCTTCCTCACTGGCCATATTCGGTGTGCGTGGTGCCAACGGTGTAATTATCGTAACCACCAAACGTGCCAAAGAGGGACAGACGCTGGTCAACATCAACACCTCTTTCGGCTGGAAAAGCGTAGTAGACAAAATCAAAATGGTGAATGCACCCCAGTTTAAGGAACTCTATAACGAACAAATGGCAAACCAGGGAAATGCCCTGTTCGACTTCAGCAACTGGAATGCGAATACGGACTGGCAAGACGAGATCTTCCAGACGGGATTCATTACAAACAACAATGTCAGCATCACAGGTGCTTCTGAAAAACATAGCTTCTATCTCGGCGTGGGTTACTCTCACGAACAGGGAAACATCAAGCATGAAAAATACAGCAAAGTGACCATCAATGCAAGTAATGATTATAAGATTACCAAAGACATCAAAGTAGGCTTCCAATTCAACGGAGCACGCATGCTGCCGGCCGACAGCAAAACGGTTCTGAACGCTATCCGTACCACTCCGGTGGCTCCGGTATATAACGAAGAATACGGACTATATACTTCATTGCCGGAATTCCAGAAAGCACAGATGAACAATCCGATGGTAGACGTCAATCTGCGTGCCAACACCACCCGCGCGGTCAATTACCGGGCATCTGGAAGCATCTATGGTGAAGTAGATTTCCTGAAACACTTCACTTTTAAGGCAATGTTCTCTATGGACTATGCCACCAATGACAGCCGGACTTACAAACCGATTATCAAGGTATATGACGCAACCGTGGCCGGGAACGTTGCTACGCTCGGAAACGGAAAAACAGAAGTGAGCCAGAACAAGCAAAACGAAACCAAGGTTCAGAGTGACTATCTGTTGACTTACCAAAACAGTTTTGCCGACGGTACACATAACCTGACTGCCACCGCCGGCTTCACAACCTATTATAATTCGCTCAGCGGACTGGATGCTTCCCGCGGACAGGGCATCGGACTGGTGATTCCGAACAATCCCGATAAATGGTTCGTCAGCATCGGCGACCTGGCTACCGCCACCAACGGAAGTACACAATGGGAGCGCACCACCGTATCTATGCTGGCACGTATCATCTACAACTATAAAGGTAAATATCTGTTCAACGGTTCGTTCCGCCGCGACGGTTCTTCAGCTTTCGCATATACCGGCAACCAGTGGCAGAATTTCTACTCCATAGGTGCCGGATGGTTGATGACCGAAGAAGAATTTATGAAAGATATCACGTGGCTGGACATGTTGAAACTGAAAGGTTCGTGGGGTACACTGGGAAACCAGAATATGGATAAGGCTTATCCGGCAGAACCTCTGTTGGAAAATGCTTTTGCTGCCGTATTCGGCAAACCGGCTATCATCTATCCGGGCTACCAACTGGCTTATCTGCCCAACCCACGTCTCCGTTGGGAGAAAGTAGAAGCATGGGAAACCGGTTTTGAAACCAATATGTTCCGTAACCGTTTCCATTTCGAAGGAGTGTACTATAAGAAGAATACCAAGGACCTGCTCGCCACCGTACCGGGTCTGTCGGGAACCGTACCGGGCATCGGCAATCTTGGAGAGATTGAGAACAAAGGTGTCGAACTGATGGCTTCCTGGAGAGATCAGATCGGTGACTGGGGATACTCTGTCAGTGCAAACCTGACTACCATCAGCAACAAAGTGAAAAGTCTGGTACAGGATGGATACTCCATCATCGCAGGCGATAAGAGCCAAAGCTATACAATGGCAGGCTACCCGATCGGTTATTTCTACGGCTATAAAGTAGCCGGTGTTTACCAAAACCAAGCTGAAATCGATGCTTCTCCGGTGAACACACTGGCAACCGTCACTCCGGGTGACCTGAAGTTTGCCGATGTAAACGGAGACGGAAAAATCACACCGGACGACCGTACAAAAATCGGTGATCCGACTCCGGACGTAACCTATGGCATCAGCCTCGGACTCTCATACAAGAACTGGGAACTCAGCATGGAAATGATGGGACAAGGCGGCAACCAGATCTATCGTACGTGGGACAACTATAATTGGGCGCAGTTCAACTATATGGAACAACGTCTCGACCGCTGGCACGGAGAAGGCACTTCGAACACACAACCCCTGCTGAATACGAAGCACGCCATCAACAGCGAGAACTCCGAATACTTCATCGAAGACGGAAGCTTCTTCCGCATCCGTAACCTGCAACTGGCCTACAGTTTCGACAAAACTTTGCTGTCAAAGATACGTATGCAGGCCCTGAAGGTTTACGTCAACATACAGAACCTGAAGACATGGAAGCACAACACAGGTTACACACCGGAAATCGGTGGGTCAGCCATTGCTTTCGGAGTGGACAACGGGACATATCCGGTACCGGCAGTCTATACATTTGGTATTAACTTAACATTTTAA
- a CDS encoding SusC/RagA family TonB-linked outer membrane protein, with translation MRNLKAILIVLLCLCGIHVQAQQLEIKGLVTSSEDKQPLIGATVAVKGVPGRGVVTDMDGRYTLKIEPSDKILVISYIGMKSSEVKVPKNGVLNVVLQPESLNLDEVVVTGYGNFSKSSFTGSANTLRADMLKNVPVLSVEQKLQGMTTGVNITSGSGQPGANQSIRIRGMGSFNASNEPLFVIDGIPVTSGSMGAGTGADAAYMNNAKTNVMSTLNPADIENITVIKDAAAASLYGSRAANGVILITTKKGAVGRTKVTLSASGGFSNAAVNFRPTLNGEQRREMIYEGLYNSAVDKGLQSPEAYANANIDTYAGIPELGYTDWRKELIRTAHNQNYEVTASGGNERTTFYASLGFNRQEGLVENSNLDRYSARLNMTHKIGSRVEVGGNMMFTQISQEMNEERGSNINPFLCVAVSATPSMPVRDASGNYVGSYAGTNVNPLRDIRTDYNRSRMTRMFSTGYASVDIIKGLKLKETLSYDYTVQKDSRYLNPLSGAGPKSGSDAQTSKGFTEYGKLLSSTSLNYTHTFAAKHHLDILAAYELESYQSDKAMGEKAKLPSDVLLEPDNAAVLKSFVSSTQAYRMISYLSRLNYDYDNRYYIAGSYRRDGSSRLAPESRWGDFWSVSGMWHLSSEPFMEAVKPVLNDVKIRASYGVNGNQPGAFYGYMGLYSYGQNYMGAAGSYESAQANPKLKWEKNYNLNIGLSLTFIDRIFVNLEYYNRDTKDLLYNRPISSTTGFLNYLANIGQLNNKGVEFELRTINFAGPDFNWTSVLNLTHNRNKIVALDGDIKQSVEGSWFIHKIGLPYNSFYVKEFAGVDPSTGKGLYYLNTQDEKGNYNREMTDDASKAQAIPYKSADPKISGGFTNILSYKWFDLGLTFTYSLGGYSFDKTGTLIETDGSKEKSYNLPVYALDRWQKPGDRTDVPRFVLEQGAGPQNSSRYIHSTDHIRLKNLTLGFTLPGRWVQKALIENARVYFSGSNLLTWAKWKQYDPEVPVNGEVFCEAPPMRTFNFGVEITF, from the coding sequence ATGAGAAATTTGAAAGCGATATTGATTGTATTGTTGTGTCTGTGTGGTATACATGTGCAAGCACAACAGTTGGAAATAAAAGGTTTAGTGACGTCATCGGAGGATAAACAGCCGCTTATCGGAGCTACGGTTGCCGTAAAAGGGGTACCGGGAAGGGGAGTGGTAACGGATATGGATGGCCGTTACACTCTGAAAATAGAACCATCAGATAAAATCCTTGTCATATCCTATATAGGAATGAAATCGTCTGAGGTCAAAGTGCCGAAGAATGGAGTCTTGAATGTGGTGTTGCAACCCGAATCACTTAATCTGGATGAAGTAGTGGTGACCGGATACGGAAATTTTTCAAAGTCATCCTTTACCGGATCAGCTAACACCTTACGGGCCGACATGCTGAAAAACGTACCGGTACTTTCTGTAGAACAGAAGTTGCAAGGTATGACAACGGGGGTAAACATAACTTCCGGTTCCGGTCAGCCGGGAGCTAACCAGAGCATCCGTATCCGTGGTATGGGGTCATTCAATGCATCCAATGAACCGCTTTTTGTTATTGATGGTATACCGGTCACTTCCGGCAGTATGGGAGCCGGTACGGGAGCTGATGCCGCCTATATGAATAATGCCAAAACAAATGTAATGAGTACCCTTAATCCTGCCGATATCGAGAATATTACGGTGATAAAGGATGCCGCCGCCGCTTCTCTTTACGGCTCGCGTGCCGCGAATGGAGTGATTCTGATCACTACCAAGAAAGGAGCGGTAGGACGGACTAAAGTCACTTTGAGTGCCAGCGGAGGTTTTTCTAATGCAGCTGTCAACTTCCGTCCCACATTGAACGGTGAACAACGCCGTGAAATGATTTATGAAGGTCTTTATAACTCTGCAGTAGACAAGGGGCTCCAATCTCCCGAAGCATATGCAAATGCCAATATTGATACATATGCAGGAATACCGGAACTGGGATATACTGACTGGAGGAAAGAACTGATCCGAACCGCTCATAATCAAAACTACGAGGTGACTGCTTCCGGAGGCAACGAGCGAACTACTTTTTATGCTTCTCTCGGCTTTAACCGTCAGGAAGGTTTGGTCGAGAATTCTAATCTGGACCGTTACTCTGCCCGCCTGAACATGACACATAAAATAGGTAGCCGTGTCGAAGTAGGAGGTAACATGATGTTCACCCAGATAAGCCAGGAGATGAACGAGGAGCGCGGTTCCAATATCAATCCCTTTCTTTGTGTTGCTGTATCTGCTACACCTTCTATGCCTGTGCGCGACGCTTCGGGCAACTATGTGGGGTCCTATGCAGGCACCAATGTGAATCCGCTTCGTGACATCCGTACTGACTATAACCGCAGTCGTATGACCCGTATGTTTTCCACCGGTTATGCTTCGGTAGATATCATCAAAGGATTGAAACTGAAAGAGACTCTGAGCTATGACTATACTGTACAGAAAGATTCCCGCTATTTGAATCCGCTTAGCGGGGCAGGCCCCAAGAGCGGAAGTGATGCTCAGACCTCAAAGGGATTTACCGAATATGGTAAGTTATTGTCATCTACTTCACTCAACTATACCCATACATTTGCCGCTAAACATCACCTTGACATTTTGGCTGCCTATGAATTGGAAAGCTATCAGAGTGATAAAGCTATGGGAGAGAAGGCTAAGCTTCCTTCGGATGTGTTGCTTGAGCCGGATAATGCCGCTGTGCTGAAAAGCTTTGTTTCTTCTACACAGGCATACAGAATGATTTCTTATCTGTCCCGTTTGAACTATGATTACGATAATCGTTATTACATTGCAGGTAGTTATCGCCGCGATGGCAGTTCACGCCTTGCTCCGGAAAGCCGGTGGGGAGACTTCTGGTCTGTTTCCGGTATGTGGCATCTGAGTAGTGAACCTTTTATGGAGGCTGTGAAGCCGGTATTGAACGATGTGAAAATCCGTGCTTCTTATGGTGTCAATGGTAATCAGCCGGGAGCTTTTTACGGATATATGGGGTTATACAGTTATGGGCAGAACTATATGGGGGCAGCAGGTTCATACGAGTCTGCTCAAGCCAATCCCAAACTGAAATGGGAAAAGAACTATAATCTGAATATTGGGCTTAGCCTGACTTTTATTGACCGTATCTTTGTGAATCTCGAATACTACAACCGCGATACAAAGGACTTGCTTTATAATCGCCCTATCAGTTCCACTACCGGTTTTCTGAATTATCTTGCAAATATCGGTCAGCTTAACAACAAAGGGGTGGAGTTCGAACTGCGTACAATTAATTTTGCCGGTCCTGACTTCAACTGGACATCGGTGTTGAACTTGACACATAACCGTAATAAAATCGTGGCACTGGACGGAGATATAAAGCAATCTGTCGAGGGCTCTTGGTTTATTCATAAAATAGGACTTCCTTACAATAGTTTTTATGTGAAAGAGTTTGCCGGAGTAGACCCGTCGACCGGGAAAGGGCTTTATTATCTCAATACGCAAGATGAAAAGGGGAATTATAATAGGGAGATGACTGATGATGCTTCTAAAGCACAAGCTATTCCGTATAAATCTGCTGATCCTAAGATATCGGGAGGGTTTACTAACATCCTTTCTTATAAGTGGTTTGATCTGGGACTTACCTTTACCTATTCGCTGGGAGGATATTCTTTTGACAAGACAGGTACTCTGATAGAAACTGACGGTAGTAAAGAAAAATCATACAACCTGCCTGTATATGCTTTGGACCGTTGGCAGAAGCCGGGAGATAGAACTGATGTTCCCCGTTTTGTATTGGAACAGGGAGCCGGACCACAAAATTCATCCCGCTATATTCACAGTACCGACCACATCCGCCTCAAGAACCTGACACTTGGTTTCACACTTCCTGGCAGATGGGTACAAAAGGCATTGATAGAGAATGCACGTGTCTACTTCTCTGGAAGTAATCTGCTGACATGGGCCAAATGGAAACAATATGATCCTGAAGTACCGGTTAATGGTGAGGTGTTCTGCGAGGCTCCTCCCATGCGTACCTTCAATTTTGGGGTTGAGATAACTTTCTAA